A window of Metopolophium dirhodum isolate CAU chromosome 6, ASM1992520v1, whole genome shotgun sequence genomic DNA:
TCAGATTGGTAGCCACACCTACGTTCTCACCGGTATCATGGGCCTTAAATAAGTCcagattgatttttattaatatagtgtcCTCGACTTCcaggcataatttttttcatactctatgatgtttaaaatataacatatcccTTGGTTGCGTACCCGGAGGCACGTCTGTCTCAGCAGTAGCATGTTTGTCAGAATCCGGGGCCATGCTGGACACCCCTTTATCCGATTTGTCGCGGTTGACTGGTAACGAAAGTAGCAAGCCCGCTCCGTTGGACCTGATATTTACACCAGATCCACCTGCTACCAACGACTCCTGGAGGTCCGACCCCCCTGGAgctgtaacaatatttttacatttgctATTCATATTGTGGTTTGCGGTTTTCCTTCCGTCCATTTTACCTGCTGGCAGGGATCCGTTTGCAAGTGTATGCAGGTGGACCGGACCTGCCAGCCCCAACCAATCAAGGTCATGACTGGCTCTAGGGTGGAACCTCTTGGCACGGACCAGTGATTGGCCCGTGAGCCCCCCCACCACGGCAAGGTGGATCccgttggggggggggggaaactCCCCCACAACATCAAAGTAGGTCTGGACGGGGgagataatgttatttatttatttgcatacacaaaaaaaatttttttctttatctggGACTATGTTTTTAAGAACGAAAGTTAGTAAGAAAGTTTAAAACACTGGTAGCAGTCCAAACTGTTACTATAATCCAttagttattattcattatagctGTAGGTACTCAATTCAAATCTATCTTGgttattgttaaaatgtaagtaGCTATAGTCAATAACTATACTAATGAgtataaaagttaaagttaagttaaaaatgtaataagtttTTTGGTTTCcgttgatttaaatattgattatttatataattaactattgtttATGGTACCCCCCAGGCTCTGCTCCACGGAATACGAATCCTGGTTGTTACAATACCTGGTTgtgatgaattaaaaaaaataatattttattcagcgCTAATCTTGCCGTtaggttatataaaattattaaaatcattcattTTTCGATTcaattaaattctataaatatataacatcctaataaaataaaaaatattaaacttattgtTGAATATTCTAACTAAACTAAGTACACAGAATAATCATTTTACTTAATGATAAAAgagtttatataaaattaaaaatctagttgaaaatatttacacaatttagcaccataataattttaatgtaggttTACATAAGACAGATCTGATGATCGATTTTATtgtatgcctatattattatattttttttttatatatttttaatc
This region includes:
- the LOC132947585 gene encoding uncharacterized protein LOC132947585, which codes for MDGRKTANHNMNSKCKNIVTAPGGSDLQESLVAGGSGVNIRSNGAGLLLSLPVNRDKSDKGVSSMAPDSDKHATAETDVPPGTQPRDMLYFKHHRAHDTGENVGVATNLTLIDHKRKRSSYEDDDHNRKMSRTSRAALDIHHVIGKYLIHVNDPRHNNKIYKYGRYQCQTILEPNQSDDCIDFTMVYAMLRIDKKNI